AATCGCCTGTGACAAACTTATCGAATTTCACACACCAACTGCACCAATTTCCACCAACCATTACTAAAACGTGTTTTTTCTCAATTCTAGCTTTATTAATAGCGTCGCTTATCTGTTCATTAGCATTGGCCCTGGGGTTGTATATTTTTTTCTTTTGCGCCGTGGTTTCCTGAATCAACAAAATGCCCAACATGAATAAAAAAACAGCTAATCGATTTTTCATACTCAATGTGATTTTATAATTAAAAAGAATTTACCAGTACAATTGTTATTAATCGAAGGCCAAAAAACAAATCCCAATGGTTAATCATCAATTCAAAAATACAATATTTTACCATAACAGAATACAATATTATTATTTAAACGTTGAAAAATCGATTTTTTATTTTTTTTTCAAAAAAATCAACAAACATTGCAACATAAAATACATCGTTATCGCTATATACATAGCAATACAATGTATCTTGTTTTAAAATATAAATATGGTTAATGAAGAATTTATTGATAAATGGAAGTCTCAAGTAAAAAAGGGGACATTAGCCTTTATCATACTTAACACGCTCCAAAACCGGGAATTGTACGGATATGAACTGATAGAAACAGTCAGGGTGCATACAGAGATAGAAATCGCCGAGGGCACTCTTTACCCGTTAATGAACAGGTTGAAGAAAGAAGGTTTAGTAGAAGCTAAATGGGTGGAACAAGAATCTGGAATACCCAGGAAGTACTACAACCTTACAGTGTCTGGCGTCAAAACTTTGGAAAAGATGTCAAAGTATTGGAATGAATTGGAGGAATCAATCAAGAAATTAAAAAAATGAAGCGAATAACTTTCAAAAACAAAGCTACTCAAAAAATATACGACAAATATTTCAAGGAATGCGGCAAGGAGGCAAGAAACTTAACCAATGAGGATCGTCAAGATATCATCATGGAGCTCAACAGCCACATTTACGAAGCTCTTCAAGGCGACTTAGCCATCGAGCCTGCGAAATTCCAAGATATAATCGACAATTTGGGAACAGCCAAGACTGTAATCAGGCCTTTGGTTGCGGACAAAAAAATGGACCAAGCGCTTAAAACATTCAATCCTATTCAACTTGCAAAAGCATTGGTTTTGAATATCACAAATGGCATTTCATACGTTATTTTCGCCATTATTTACTTGATTATCCTTTCAGGCATCTATGCTATTTATATCAAAATTGCCCATCCTGAAGAAGTGGGAATGTTCTTCTGCGATGGAAAATTCATGGTCTTTGGCAGAGTGCAATCCGAGGCGCTTCAAAGCAAATATGTGGAAGTACTAGGTCATGGGATGATACCATTCACCATAATGATCATGGCGATAGCTTACTTCCTATTGATATTCATTATGAAATCTAAAAGAAAACTAAAAAATCATTTAAGCTAAATTATAAGCTCATAACGGTCAAGAATTATTCTCCTTTCACTGTAATTCTTGCCTTTTCTCTTTCTTTACTCTAAAACATTCAAAAAATGAAAAAGCTATTTTTCGTAATGGCATTGCTATGCCTTTTCTCTAATGTTTTCGCTCAAAAAATTGACGAAAACAAAATCAACAAGATCAAAGCATATATTGAAGATCTTGAATCCTCAAAAAAAACTAAGGGAGATATCAGCATATTTGAAAACTCCAAGGAAGTTTATGGCGAAAGTATCGGAAAAAACAGATGCTTTTACGCGAATCAATGCTATAAGACCAAAGGATTCCGAGTAGGCTCTTTTACAAAAATGATCACTTCGATTATTACCTTTCAATTAGTCGAAGAAGGGCTGTTGCAACTTAAAGATAAATTGGAAAAGTACTTCCCTGAAATACCTGAAGCTAATAAAATCACATTGAGCCATTTATTGGAACACACGAGTGGTCTAAAAGATTACGTGTCAAATGGAGATGATAATAAATGGCTTGTTAAACCGCAAAGCCATGAGGATATAATGTCAGTAATCATTAGCGACAGTGTGTCATTCACTCCCGGAGAGGATCAATCGTACTCTAACTCAGCTTACTACCTGCTTGCGAATATCATTGAGAAGGTCAGTGAAAAAAGCTTCGAGAAAAATATAAAAAAGAGAATCATCAAGCCTCTTGACTTGGATAACACTACTAGCGCGCTGAATAAAAAATCAGAATCTTATCCTTCATATTCATATGAAAATAACAAGTGGGAAGTAGTCGAAGACTTCTATTTTCCAAATGCGAAAGGAGCTGGGGATTTGATTTCCAATGCGGAAGAAATGAATATTATCTTAGAAGCGCTTTTCGACTATAAATTAATATCAAAGAAAAGTTTGGAAGACATGACCTCAATTTCTCCAAACTACTTGTATGGCAAAGGAATAATGAAATCAAGCTACTTTGATATTAACTTATTTGGTCATGGGGGCAATACATATGGAACTCATTGCAGAGCGTTTCATGATCCAAATTCAGACATATCAATATCGGTCATCAACAACTCTGGAGACCACTCTGACAATGAAAGAATATTCAATGAAATATTAAAGATTATTTATTCGGAAGAAATCCCTTCATCAGATGAATTGACCGCTGATCTCATGCAAAAAATGACTGGAACTTATAGCTGTGAAGAACTTCCAGTCAAAATAAAAATGTATTTTGAAAATGGAAATTTAATTAGTCAAGTAACTGGACAATGCCCTGTACCACTTGCGTCCATTAACAATTTAAAGTATGAGGAAACTTCCCTAGGACTGACAGTTGAATTCATGCCTGAAAAAAATCAATTAAAAATACATCAAGGCCAAAGCTTTACATTAACTAAAGAGGAAACAAAGGAAGAGAAAAACAATAAAGCATCCGTTCAACTTACCGAAGAAATCATCAATCAAATCAAAGGAACTTATCACAAAGACGGCTTCCCTCTAGACTTGACAATATTTATGAAAGAAGGAAAGCTAATGGTACAAGCCACTGGACAAGACGCTTTCGAACTCGATCCTGTGAATCAATACAAATATGAAAAAAAGATCTATGAAATAACACTAGAGTTCATTCCAGAAAAAGACCAAGTCAATCTGCTTCAAAGCGGTCAAGCTTTCACACTCACTAAATTAGACTCCGAGTCAAGCCTAAATTAACTTGCTTTAACCAAACGAAAAAACCTAAAAAGCCTGCTTAACTTAAGCAGGCTTTTTAGGTTTTTTCAACTGTTGCTAATACATAAAATTTTGCAAAAGAACGACTGGATTTGAAGCGTCAACGCACTTCAAATTGCCATGGCAAATCTTTTTCTCTGTCTTCACGTCTATTCCACAAACAGATAGATTATCAAGTCCCGGATATAGATTTGGATTGGAACCATCTATCATGAAGCCCATCAAATGCGGGGTTCCTATTTTAGTCGCGATCAACTTGCCTGTCGCATTGGAGATAAGCTCAACTGTGCCGATTTGCGGAGCTGAAAGCGCATAGCTAACCTCTACCTGCTCAAGATCTGCCAAGATATTATAAGGTGTCGCATTCCCTTCGATTGAATAAGGCTGTCCATGGCCTTCTTTCAACAAGTCTTTTGTCAACCCGAATTTTGGAGCGTCTCCAGCTTCCAAGCAATACATTGGAGGCGTAGTGAATGTGCTTCCATTTTCCAATGTGCAAACGGCATAGTACATCATGCCTTTTTCCACTTTCGAGTCATTAAGACTGCTTAAGTTTAGATTATAAAAAACTTGAGTCATTAGCGTTCCGACAGAGTATTCTCCCACACCATCTATGCCTGATGGAGGCACTTCGATAGGCGCATACGGAATATAGACATACACTGACACATTGTGAACTTTTTGAGGAATTGGTTGCATGGTTGTTTATATATTGAGATGAAACAAAATGTATAGTATTATCGAAAATCCATTAAAAAACTTTCCCCACGCCTCAACTACGCTCATTATTCAAATTTCAATTGCACAGATTCATTTCAAAGATATAAAGACCATTTCATAAAAAATATTACAGGCTATTTCACAGTTCTCCATTACATTTCATCAAGCATTATCACACTCAACAAGCGCATTCAAATGATTTGCCTTGATTGGGGTACTCACCTTCAGTGGCCAAACCATCAAACTTCCACCATTCTATTCCTCCGATAAGCTCTTTGACTTTAAAACCTAACTCCGTCATCTTCAAAGCTCCCTTAGTGGACGCATTGCAACCAATGCCATCACAATAGCATACGTACGTCTTCGATCGGTCCAGATTTCGAGTGCTTTCCTCAGTCATGTTCTTATGAGGAATGTTAATGGCCCCGGGAATATGCTCTCGTTCAAATCCAAAACTTTGCCTCGCATCCAATGCCACATAGTCATCACCTTTTTCAAAAGCTTCGAACAGATCCGACGGATCCATTTCAAATGCCAGCTTTCTTTTGTAGAATTCAATTTGTTCTTTCATGATCTTTTTTTGAACAAATTTATGACTTGGATTAAGCCCTTCATAAAAAAGCGAATGAGGAATTTTCATAGCTAACTGAAATAAATTCAGTCTCGCACAAGATTTTTTTGCGTAATTTAAAGCCATGGAGATCAAATACTTGAAGCTAATAAAATTCATCACAGAAGAAGGCAGCATAGCCGAATCGGCTCAAAAACTATTTTTAACACCATCAGCCCTTAGCCACCAACTTAAGGAAGTGGAAAAAATGCTTGGTTATAAAGTCTTCTTCAGAAGTCGGAATAACTGGACGTTAAGCCCGGAAGGAGAGGAGCTTTATAAAATGGCCTGCGATATAGTCGAAAGCTTGGAAAAAGGTTTCAAATCCATCAAAAAACTGCAAGCTGGTTCCTCTGGAAATATAAGCATTTCAACCGAATGCTATTCTCTTTACCAAGGCTTGCCTTCTTTTCTCCAACAGATGAAATTGCTGTACCCTGACATCAATATTAATCTAAATATCGAAGCGACGCATAAGCCAATAGAAAAATTACTGTCAAAGGAAATAGATATCGCACTCGTCAGCACAAAAAACGATAACGACTCATTAAAATATATCAAAATATGCAGCGAGGAAATCTTTGCCATACTCCACAAGGAACATGCTTCAAGCCAATGCGAATATTTATCCGCGGATCACTTCGCAAGCATCCACCTTATCATTCACTCATATCCTTTGGAAACAGTCTTTATTCATGAGCATTTCCTAAAACCAAACAATATTGCACCATCAAAAATATCAGCAATCCCATTGACCGAGCTTGCTTTGGAAATGGTTCAAGCTAATATGGGCGTTTTCTGCCTTCCAAAGAGTTCTTTGCGCTCCTTGAATTATTCTCAAGATCTAATTTTGAAAAAAATTGGCCCGAATGGGCTTCATAAAAAGCAATACATAGCCATAAGAAAGGAAGATTCGGATAAAAAATATTTCCATGACTTTACCTTTAGTTTCAAAGATCACTTTCAAAACCACCATGAAATATAAGATCTCATTTCTTTCTTCTTCGCATTAAGCTTTCCAACAATTTCAGTTCAGTGTCAATTATTCCCATTTCAATCTTGCCATATGAAGTCTTAAAATGAATAAGCTCATAAGGCAACACTAACCCAACCGTTTCTTTTTTAATTTTTTTCAGATTGTTATATGGAATGTATATCGCTTCTTTGAATTTAAAAAACGGAAGCTTTATGACCATGCCCTTCTCATACAGTTCAAAACTGACTAAATTTTTACAAGCTCCTAAGCCATAATTAAAATACACAAATTGACTGTCGTAAATTCTCTCTCCTAAGTCATGCTTTGCATTTATTCCAAATATTTTTTCCAACCTGCTCCAAGGTTCATCTTTAAAAAAGATAAAAAGAATATAACCAGCCATTCCTATCAAGGAGGCTCCAATAAATGAAACA
The Aureibacter tunicatorum DNA segment above includes these coding regions:
- a CDS encoding PadR family transcriptional regulator, which produces MVNEEFIDKWKSQVKKGTLAFIILNTLQNRELYGYELIETVRVHTEIEIAEGTLYPLMNRLKKEGLVEAKWVEQESGIPRKYYNLTVSGVKTLEKMSKYWNELEESIKKLKK
- a CDS encoding serine hydrolase domain-containing protein, whose translation is MKKLFFVMALLCLFSNVFAQKIDENKINKIKAYIEDLESSKKTKGDISIFENSKEVYGESIGKNRCFYANQCYKTKGFRVGSFTKMITSIITFQLVEEGLLQLKDKLEKYFPEIPEANKITLSHLLEHTSGLKDYVSNGDDNKWLVKPQSHEDIMSVIISDSVSFTPGEDQSYSNSAYYLLANIIEKVSEKSFEKNIKKRIIKPLDLDNTTSALNKKSESYPSYSYENNKWEVVEDFYFPNAKGAGDLISNAEEMNIILEALFDYKLISKKSLEDMTSISPNYLYGKGIMKSSYFDINLFGHGGNTYGTHCRAFHDPNSDISISVINNSGDHSDNERIFNEILKIIYSEEIPSSDELTADLMQKMTGTYSCEELPVKIKMYFENGNLISQVTGQCPVPLASINNLKYEETSLGLTVEFMPEKNQLKIHQGQSFTLTKEETKEEKNNKASVQLTEEIINQIKGTYHKDGFPLDLTIFMKEGKLMVQATGQDAFELDPVNQYKYEKKIYEITLEFIPEKDQVNLLQSGQAFTLTKLDSESSLN
- a CDS encoding rhodanese-like domain-containing protein, coding for MKEQIEFYKRKLAFEMDPSDLFEAFEKGDDYVALDARQSFGFEREHIPGAINIPHKNMTEESTRNLDRSKTYVCYCDGIGCNASTKGALKMTELGFKVKELIGGIEWWKFDGLATEGEYPNQGKSFECAC
- a CDS encoding LysR family transcriptional regulator, which encodes MEIKYLKLIKFITEEGSIAESAQKLFLTPSALSHQLKEVEKMLGYKVFFRSRNNWTLSPEGEELYKMACDIVESLEKGFKSIKKLQAGSSGNISISTECYSLYQGLPSFLQQMKLLYPDININLNIEATHKPIEKLLSKEIDIALVSTKNDNDSLKYIKICSEEIFAILHKEHASSQCEYLSADHFASIHLIIHSYPLETVFIHEHFLKPNNIAPSKISAIPLTELALEMVQANMGVFCLPKSSLRSLNYSQDLILKKIGPNGLHKKQYIAIRKEDSDKKYFHDFTFSFKDHFQNHHEI